A single window of Saccharomyces kudriavzevii IFO 1802 strain IFO1802 genome assembly, chromosome: 16 DNA harbors:
- the SKDI16G1140 gene encoding uncharacterized protein (similar to Saccharomyces cerevisiae YPL162C; ancestral locus Anc_8.686), protein MYVCEGKDTCQLLGPVSLFVQTLMGMTAVSVLLIKRNYEHPRRKMIVWSYDIGKQIIGSLGIHFLNLGISILKRRRKLLLLVTANGDDDEDQCDWYFLNLLLDTTVGIPILWLSLYVIERALKSLHFQNIESGNYFPSKSIGNAPRKPLLSAFVKQLFIFIVGLGVMKFCVFLILNYLEEWAYWFADFILGWSDSWPNVQVFLVMFVFPILLNCFQYFCVDNVIRLHSESLTLTNAENFETSTFLDDEIPDLSEGSTYANAEAPNKDNIAFSYGSII, encoded by the coding sequence atgtATGTTTGCGAAGGGAAAGATACCTGCCAGCTGTTGGGGCCAGTGtctctttttgttcaaaCTTTGATGGGTATGACAGCAGTATCTGTGCTACTGATCAAGAGAAACTATGAGCATCcgagaaggaaaatgatTGTATGGAGTTATGATATCGGAAAACAGATTATCGGTTCATTGGGAATACATTTCTTAAACCTGGGTATCAGCATACTGAAGAGAAGACGGAAGTTACTCCTTTTAGTCACCGCCAATggcgatgatgatgaggatCAATGTGATTGGTATTTTCTTAATCTACTCCTGGACACTACTGTTGGGATTCCTATTCTTTGGTTGTCCTTATACGTAATTGAAAGAGCGCTAAAATCCTTacattttcagaatatCGAAAGTGGTAATTATTTCCCATCCAAAAGCATTGGAAATGCCCCTAGGAAACCGTTGCTTTCTGCATTCGTGAAACAGCTGTTTATATTCATTGTAGGGCTAGGCGTGATGAAGTTCTGCGTGTTTTTAATATTGAACTACTTAGAAGAATGGGCATATTGGTTTGCAGATTTCATACTTGGCTGGTCAGACTCTTGGCCAAATGTCCAAGTCTTTCTCGTGATGTTTGTCTTCCCGATCCTACTGAACTGCTTTCAGTACTTTTGTGTCGATAACGTCATCAGGTTACACTCAGAAAGTCTAACACTAACTAATGccgaaaattttgaaacaaGCACATTCCTTGATGACGAAATTCCTGATTTATCGGAAGGCTCGACTTACGCCAATGCTGAAGCACCCAATAAAGACAACATTGCTTTCAGCTATGGTAGCATAATATAA
- the BEM4 gene encoding Bem4p (similar to Saccharomyces cerevisiae BEM4 (YPL161C); ancestral locus Anc_8.685) yields the protein MDYEEILFGLQPILNASSIKDVPMNDVYLESLLIVMDQLAVSLREPNNRDVVGKTGLLLNLIRVLEQALDCCFHDTNVSSNAKVAFYKVISELIRCVANAISDNDNNREIVSSAGERKVLTYYMGEILKLNQIFSGDAEDSLLDELQMRSIVLLRNFCIGNFKYLEMLAPFIRGPLFIMLKTTQHTFLASLDQVILGSDLLNDVLEVYYRSVQVSDLLFLSQYIKKISSNVQDKELPPIEDGTHEVQKFTNQGNHVELEEEEEDINLELLSNLSTCLETIVVKDEKINFTSEKRIVMDMQRNLLTSLNYLAPKTFNNKLIVMRRLVSCAANISANLTNSNKEEQPLCIEIIKSSTNGYALAAALIILSNSVGSKADAVALSEILPLSELIQVGSTFRDPMQYQGLLDLLRKLLNLENAMCLDAKILFILFQTMKNCHEQAKYFKNLTPLLTNLLNKVLAVLPSSKLQSLISNHPTITNLVAEHGTLTSCIAMDKLLVAKKITPLETFMPLWNSIFKFQNLGQPKQLPVSDLFHITKTIGIYLKDSSMATDVNPVENILFKNYAQKLILIMETIRSFSENKDKGSASCFNNGKFIAGMVLNITEGIEYLTPEENELKTLAKSFF from the coding sequence ATGGATTACGAGGAAATTTTGTTCGGTTTGCAACCGATTCTTAACGCGTCTTCGATAAAGGATGTTCCGATGAATGATGTTTACCTGGAGAGTCTCCTAATCGTTATGGACCAATTGGCTGTCTCGTTGAGAGAGCCAAATAATAGAGACGTTGTCGGTAAAACTGGGCTACTGCTGAATCTGATACGGGTATTAGAGCAAGCACTTGATTGCTGCTTTCACGACACAAATGTCTCAAGTAATGCTAAGGTAGCATTTTACAAGGTCATTTCCGAATTGATTAGATGTGTTGCTAATGCGATAAGTGACAACGACAATAACCGAGAAATTGTCTCTTCTGCGGGAGAAAGAAAGGTTTTAACTTACTATATGGGTGAGATTCTAAAATTGaatcaaattttctctGGTGATGCCGAGGATAGCTTATTAGATGAATTACAAATGAGGTCCATTGTGCTACTAAGAAACTTTTGCattggaaatttcaaatatttggaGATGCTGGCTCCCTTTATTCGAGGCCCATTATTTATTATGCTGAAGACTACACAGCATACCTTTCTGGCATCTTTGGATCAAGTTATCTTGGGATCAGATTTACTAAATGATGTATTAGAAGTTTACTACAGAAGTGTTCAAGTCAGCGATCTATTGTTTTTAAGCcaatatataaagaaaatctctTCCAATGTACAAGATAAGGAATTACCACCAATCGAAGATGGGACACAtgaagttcaaaaatttactaATCAAGGAAATCATGTCGAGTtggaggaagaggaagaagacaTCAACCTCGAATTGCTATCAAATTTATCGACCTGTCTGGAAACCATTGTAGTGAAAGATGAAAAGATAAACTTTACAAGCGAGAAGCGGATTGTAATGGACATGCAAAGAAATCTGCTAACTTCGTTGAACTACTTAGCACCAAAAACTTTCAATAATAAGTTGATTGTCATGAGAAGGCTTGTATCCTGTGCCGCAAACATATCTGCTAATTTAACTAAttcaaacaaagaagagCAGCCATTATGCATCGAAATCATCAAGAGCTCTACAAATGGTTATGCCCTGGCTGCAGCTCTAATTATTCTAAGTAATTCAGTTGGGTCCAAAGCTGACGCTGTCGCATTATCGGAGATCCTTCCTCTTAGTGAATTGATTCAAGTCGGCAGCACATTCAGGGACCCAATGCAATACCAAGGTCTTTTAGATTTACTAAGAAAGCTGCTAAATTTAGAAAATGCTATGTGCTTAGATGCCaagattcttttcatcttgtttcaaacaatgaaaaactgcCATGAACAGGctaaatatttcaaaaatctgACGCCGCTACTAACAAATTTGCTAAACAAAGTTTTGGCAGTATTACCAAGTTCAAAGCTGCAAAGTTTAATAAGCAACCATCCCACAATCACAAACCTTGTAGCGGAACACGGAACATTGACATCCTGCATTGCGATGGATAAACTACTAgtagccaaaaaaatcactcCCTTGGAGACCTTCATGCCGTTATGGAACtcaatcttcaaattccaAAACCTAGGTCAACCGAAACAGCTGCCGGTCTCAGATTTATTTCACATTACAAAAACAATTGGgatttatttgaaagattcaagTATGGCAACCGACGTCAACCCCGTCGAAAATATACTGTTTAAAAACTACGCCCAAAAATTAATTCTGATAATGGAAACCATTCGTTCATTTAgtgaaaacaaagacaaGGGTAGTGCAAGCTGTTTCAACAACGGGAAATTTATAGCAGGTATGGTACTAAATATAACGGAAGGCATCGAATACTTGACACCGGAAGAGAACGAACTAAAAACGCTCGCCAAGTCGTTCTTTTAA
- the CDC60 gene encoding leucine--tRNA ligase CDC60 (similar to Saccharomyces cerevisiae CDC60 (YPL160W); ancestral locus Anc_8.683) — MSSGLVLENTARRDALIAIEKKYQKIWAEEHQFEVDAPSIEDEPITMDSEELHRKYPKFMSSMAYPYMNGVLHAGHCFTLSKVEFSIGFERMNGKRALFPLGFHCTGMPILACADKLKREAELFGEKFDNVPAEEEETQEETPVEKEHEDVTKFKAKKSKAAAKKGRGKYQFEIMLQLGISRDDIIKFADAKYWLTYFPPLCESDCSSLGSRIDWRRSFVTTDANPYYDAFIRWQMNKLKAAGKIKFGERYTIYSEKDGQACMDHDRQSGEGVTPQEYIGVKIEALEFADDAAKIIDSSSDIDKSKKFYFVAATLRPETMYGQTCCFVSPTIQYGVFNAGDSYFITTERAFKNMSYQKLTPKRSFYKPVVTIPGKAFIGTKIHAPQSVYPELRILPMETVIATKGTGVVTCVPSNSPDDYITTKDLLHKPEYYGIKPEWIDHEIVPIMRTEKYGDLTAKAIVEEKKIQSPKDKNLLAEAKKIAYKEDYYTGTMIYGPYKGEKVEVAKNKVKADMIAAGEAFVYNEPESQVISRSGDDCIVSLEDQWYVDYGEENWKKQAIECLEGMQLFAPEVKNAFEGVLDWLKNWAVCRTYGLGTRLPWDEKYLVESLSDSTIYQSFYTIAHLLFKDYYGKQIGPLGISADQMTDEVFNYIFQHSDDVKNTEIPLSALQKLRREFEYFYPLDVSISGKDLIPNHLTFFIYTHVALFPKKFWPKGIRANGHLMLNNAKMSKSTGNFMTLEQTVEKFGADASRIAFADAGDTVEDANFDESNANAAILRLFNLKEWAEEIIKDSSNLKTGEITDFFDVAFEHEMNALIEKTYEQYTLTNYKNALKYGLFDFQAARDYYREASGVMHKDLINRYIETQALLLAPIVPHFAEYIYREVLGKQGSVQNAKFPRASKPIDKGALAALDYLRNLQRSIREGEGQALKKKKGKSAEIDASKPVKLTLLISESFPEWQSQCVEVVRKMFAEQTLNDNKKIREYVEPKEMKRAMPFISLLKQRLANEKPEDVFERELQFNEIDTVKVAAKNVEKAAQALRIAEFSAISFPYGAKTGKDIFTGKQVGIPPVAKIVENAVPGNPGVVFQNI, encoded by the coding sequence ATGTCTTCTGGTTTGGTCTTGGAAAATACGGCACGTAGAGATGCCCTAATCGCTATCGAAAAgaaataccaaaaaatatgGGCTGAAGAACACCAATTCGAAGTAGATGCTCCTTCTATCGAGGATGAGCCCATTACAATGGACTCTGAAGAATTGCACCGCAAGTATCCCAAATTCATGTCATCTATGGCATATCCTTACATGAACGGTGTTTTGCATGCCGGCCATTGTTTCACTCTTTCTAAGGTTGAATTTTCTATTGGTTTCGAAAGGATGAACGGTAAGAGGGCTTTGTTCCCATTGGGTTTCCATTGTACAGGTATGCCAATCTTAGCTTGTGCTGATAAATTAAAGAGAGAAGCCGAACTATTTGGTGAGAAATTTGACAATGTGCCcgctgaagaagaagaaactcaagaagaaactccggttgaaaaagaacatgAAGATGTcaccaaattcaaagccAAGAAATCTAAGGCTGCAGCTAAAAAGGGCCGTGGTAAATACCAATTCGAGATTATGTTACAACTTGGTATTTCAAGAGatgatatcatcaaatttgcTGATGCCAAGTATTGGTTGACTTACTTTCCACCTCTGTGTGAAAGCGATTGTAGCTCATTGGGTTCTCGTATCGACTGGAGACGTTCTTTTGTTACCACTGACGCTAATCCTTATTATGATGCTTTCATCAGATGGCAAATGAACAAGTTAAAGGCTGCAGGTAAGATCAAATTTGGTGAACGTTACACAATTTACTCTGAAAAAGATGGCCAAGCCTGTATGGATCACGATAGACAATCTGGCGAAGGTGTCACACCACAAGAGTATATTGGTGTTAAAATTGAAGCTTTGGAATTTGCCGATGATGCTGCAAAGATCATTGATTCAAGTTCAGACATTGACAAATCCAAAAAGTTCTACTTTGTCGCTGCCACTTTGAGACCTGAAACTATGTACGGTCAAACGTgttgttttgtttctccAACAATTCAATACGGTGTATTCAATGCTGGTGATTCTTACTTTATTACTACTGAACGTGCATTCAAAAACATGTCATATCAGAAACTAACACCAAAGAGGAGCTTTTATAAGCCAGTTGTTACTATCCCAGGTAAGGCTTTTATTGGTACCAAAATTCATGCTCCACAATCCGTATATCCCGAATTAAGAATTTTGCCCATGGAGACTGTTATTGCCACCAAGGGTACCGGTGTGGTCACATGTGTTCCATCTAACTCCCCGGATGATTACATTACCACCAAAGACTTGTTGCATAAGCCTGAATATTACGGAATCAAACCTGAATGGATTGACCATGAAATTGTTCCAATTATGCGTACTGAAAAGTATGGTGATTTAACTGCCAAGGCCATTGttgaggaaaagaaaattcaatcTCCAAAGGATAAGAACTTATTGGCagaagccaaaaaaatagctTACAAGGAAGATTACTACACGGGTACTATGATCTATGGTCCTTACAAGGGCgaaaaagttgaagttGCCAAGAACAAGGTTAAGGCTGATATGATTGCCGCCGGTGAAGCTTTCGTCTACAATGAACCAGAATCTCAAGTTATTTCCCGTTCTGGTGATGACTGCATTGTTTCTTTGGAGGATCAATGGTACGTTGACTATGGTGAAGAAAACTGGAAGAAGCAAGCTATTGAATGTTTGGAAGGTATGCAATTATTTGCTCCTGAAGTCAAAAACGCCTTTGAAGGTGTTTTGGATTGGTTGAAAAACTGGGCAGTTTGTCGTACCTACGGTTTAGGTACTAGATTACCTTGggatgaaaaatacttgGTAGAGTCTTTATCAGACTCCACTATTTACCAATCATTCTATACTATTGCGCATTTATTATTCAAGGATTACTATGGTAAGCAAATCGGGCCGCTAGGAATTTCAGCCGATCAAATGACTGACGAAGTATTTAATTACATTTTCCAACATTCGGATGATGTTAAGAATACCGAGATTCCATTATCCGCTTTGCAAAAGTTAAGAAgagaatttgaatatttttacCCATTAGATGTCTCCATTTCTGGTAAGGATTTGATTCCAAACCACTTGACTTTTTTCATCTACACTCATGTTGCATTGTTCCCCAAGAAGTTTTGGCCAAAGGGTATCAGAGCCAATGGTCATTTAATGCTGAACAACGCCAAAATGTCCAAATCTACTGGAAATTTCATGACTTTGGAGCAGACTGTTGAAAAGTTCGGTGCTGACGCATCTCGTATTGCATTTGCCGATGCTGGTGATACTGTTGAAGATGCAAACTTCGATGAATCTAATGCTAATGCTGCTATTTTAAGATTGTTTAACTTGAAGGAATGGGCAGAAGAAATAATCAAGGACTCTTCTAATTTGAAGACTGGGGAAATAACTGACTTCTTTGATGTTGCATTTGAACATGAAATGAACGCTTTGATTGAAAAGACGTATGAGCAATACACATTAACTAATTATAAGAATGCTTTGAAATATGGTCTTTTCGATTTCCAAGCTGCTAGAGACTACTATCGTGAAGCTAGCGGTGTAATGCATAAAGATTTAATTAACCGCTATATTGAAACACAAGCCTTATTGTTGGCTCCAATTGTTCCTCATTTCGCGGAATACATCTATCGCGAAGTTTTAGGCAAACAAGGTTCTGTACAAAATGCTAAATTCCCACGTGCTTCTAAACCAATAGATAAGGGTGCTTTAGCTGCGTTGGATTACTTAAGAAACCTACAGAGAAGTATAAGAGAAGGTGAAGGCCAAGcattaaagaagaagaagggtAAATCTGCCGAAATTGATGCCTCCAAGCCTGTCAAGTTGACTTTATTAATTTCCGAATCTTTCCCAGAATGGCAATCACAATGTGTTGAAGTTGTTCGCAAAATGTTTGCTGAACAAACGTTAAATGACAATAAAAAGATCAGAGAGTACGTTGAACCTAAGGAAATGAAGAGAGCTATGCCattcatttctttgttaAAGCAGCGTTTAGCTAACGAAAAGCCAGAagatgtttttgaaagagaattgCAATTTAATGAAATTGACACCGTCAAGGTTGCTGCGAAGAACGTTGAAAAGGCTGCACAGGCTTTGAGGATTGCTGAATTTAGCGCAATTTCTTTCCCCTACGGCGCTAAAACTGGTAAGGATATCTTTACTGGTAAGCAAGTTGGAATTCCACCCGTAGCAAAGATTGTTGAAAACGCTGTTCCAGGTAATCCAGGtgttgtttttcaaaacatttaA
- the PET20 gene encoding Pet20p (similar to Saccharomyces cerevisiae PET20 (YPL159C); ancestral locus Anc_8.682), whose translation MLKLASPFISPLSRNNVASLRITYSSRRFQSSFTFLNNQSLLSKNQMKSKRRKGSKKASYHRQPPETERTAPLIKQSEQIAKNDSTSIRASHPRKKRRDFSWLPRVPSTSHLKHTDMTTNVLYSGYRPLFINPNDPKLKEDTGSTLYEFAMKLEDLNEPLSPWISSATGLEFFSEWENIPSELLKNLKPFHPPNEKALDTDELVNIIAKGNTALKNEKNETFQKKMDEILKRKGKGRKKSVVTLLQMKKTNMKDD comes from the coding sequence ATGTTAAAGTTAGCTAGCCCATTTATCTCACCATTATCAAGGAATAATGTCGCTTCTTTAAGAATAACTTACAGTTCCAGACGATTTCAGTCTTCTTTTACATTTCTAAATAACCAGTCTCTATTGTCTAAAAACCAAATGAAATCTAAGAGAAGAAAGGGTAGTAAAAAGGCATCATACCATCGTCAACCTCCAGAAACGGAACGCACCGCGCCACTCATAAAGCAAAGCGAGCAAATAGCCAAGAATGATTCCACTAGTATAAGAGCTTCGCatccaagaaagaaaagacgCGATTTTTCGTGGTTACCAAGAGTTCCGTCCACTTCACATCTAAAACACACTGACATGACCACAAACGTACTCTATTCTGGATACAGGCCCCTATTTATCAATCCTAATGACCCGAAACTGAAAGAGGATACTGGAAGTACATTGTACGAATTTGCAATGAAGCTAGAAGATTTAAATGAACCCTTGTCACCATGGATTTCCTCTGCTACCGGCCTTGAATTCTTTTCAGAGTGGGAGAATATACCTAGTGAACTgctaaaaaatttaaaacCCTTCCATCCACCTAATGAAAAAGCATTGGACACTGATGAGCTTGTTAATATAATTGCAAAGGGAAACACAGCacttaaaaatgaaaaaaatgagacatttcaaaagaaaatggatgaaattttgaaaagaaaaggcaagggtagaaaaaaatcagtaGTGACGTTActccaaatgaaaaaaacaaacatgAAAGATGATTAA
- the AIM44 gene encoding Aim44p (similar to Saccharomyces cerevisiae AIM44 (YPL158C); ancestral locus Anc_8.681) has product MKMIIRTPVRTKTKSFKGDQIDFKFPSNESLPRGTLEEYHLNNHHLLNDVLAAENPLTHDEDTNSQILSDYTSASNTNTNSGYSSNGYYSFANISDNTTSSPCVIASQNEAANRLICPDSNKRDYFASHDLQGNDCLHYSTSSVVKNQLHSMEVIPEGNATGSVVTPLQTIPTAENVSYDISLSSVPSLLPKETTSKSAILQPMQEAKPKIEPKSEKHTKVEKLASNPVPNPKRKLDRVPTIKRVESLKSSNSRYSSSISSRSTSAHCGLKRSKAIRCKGGLLYYFTSLGIKIKKKLRRLRSVIRKRLFSFNDQKVTSTLNSKNSKSKLQHKKLLKKGQGNLATGNDASNIRRKRAQRYVSNLQRSISSKSLVPVLAPQKITTPLRIDTKFEAKLLNSGDLKMQPKTPKSPMASYTPSLRRTNSSIRRAASILTASASVTPVNNRNSFISVTGSINHAVTRNSSAYSRSRLVRSKPSTSLNAIARQPSIVVENKVIPLSVNRYSIKEEDEYVIDTSSMRELSPVNSVSSSDYDRKSLGSHSNYADAVETVEAMSDNEIKSNSVTQGSTEEDEIVSNEMSYNLMKHYLSTVIAQRIMLRVQIARLQDPKNNSIYMDKSMETNSTIYEDLVDSLLTEYEADGSSSQILESFSVMDEDEDEDEEEEEEEEEEEEEEEEEEEESLLEEADELVELSPTRNERGLSITLRSPFAMLNSAYSNSILSLPTGAVKRSLTLPVGIKI; this is encoded by the coding sequence atgaaaatgattatTAGAACACCAGTAAGAACAAAAACCAAATCGTTCAAAGGGGACCAAAtagatttcaaatttcCGTCTAACGAGAGCTTGCCAAGAGGAACGTTGGAGGAGTATCATTTGAATAACCATCATCTTCTGAACGATGTTTTGGCTGCAGAAAATCCACTCACGCATGATGAAGACACCAACTCCCAAATTTTATCTGATTATACTTCTGCCTCCAATACAAATACTAATTCTGGTTACTCATCGAACGGATATTATTCGTTTGCTAATATTTCCGATAACACAACATCTTCTCCATGCGTTATTGCTAGCCAGAATGAAGCCGCTAACAGATTAATATGCCCAGATTCGAATAAACGCGACTATTTTGCTTCTCATGACCTACAGGGCAATGACTGTCTACATTACAGTACCTCAAGTGTGGTAAAAAATCAGCTGCATTCAATGGAGGTAATTCCAGAGGGGAACGCGACGGGCTCAGTGGTAACGCCTTTGCAGACCATTCCAACGGCGGAAAACGTTTCCTACGATATTTCATTGTCATCTGTACCTTCGCTACTGCCAAAGGAAACAACATCTAAAAGCGCAATTCTGCAACCAATGCAGGAAgccaaaccaaaaattgaaccaAAATCAGAAAAACATACCAAGGTTGAAAAGCTAGCAAGCAATCCAGTACCGAACCCTAAAAGGAAGCTTGATAGAGTACCTACCATAAAACGCGTCGAgtctttgaaatcttccaattctAGATATAGTTCAAGTATCAGCAGCAGGTCAACCAGTGCACATTGCGGTTTAAAGAGATCAAAGGCTATTAGATGCAAAGGTGGTCTCTTGTATTATTTCACCTCTTTGGGAAttaagataaaaaaaaaactgcgCAGATTAAGATCAGTTATAAGGAAAAGACTGTTTTCATTTAACGATCAAAAAGTTACGTCCACTCTGAATTCCAAAAACTCTAAATCCAAACTCCAGCATAAGAAGCTGCTGAAAAAGGGACAGGGAAACTTAGCTACCGGTAACGATGCCTCCAATATTCGCCGAAAGAGGGCGCAAAGATACGTATCCAATTTGCAAAGATCGATATCATCAAAGTCTTTGGTGCCAGTATTGGCCCCACAAAAAATCACTACTCCATTAAGAATTGATACAAAGTTTGAAGCAAAACTGCTCAACTCCGGGGACCTTAAAATGCAACCAAAGACACCAAAGAGCCCTATGGCAAGTTATACTCCATCGTtaagaagaacaaattcTTCCATCAGAAGAGCTGCTTCTATCTTGACCGCATCTGCCAGTGTGACACCAGTCAATAACAGGAACTCCTTCATTTCTGTAACGGGGAGCATTAATCATGCTGTCACTCGCAACAGTAGCGCTTACTCTAGATCAAGATTGGTAAGGTCAAAACCTTCAACATCGCTGAATGCTATTGCTAGGCAACCTTCCATTGTAGTAGAAAACAAAGTTATTCCGCTGTCTGTGAATCGATATTCTATTAAGGAGGAAGATGAATATGTCATTGACACTAGTTCTATGAGAGAATTATCCCCTGTTAATAGCGTTTCCTCATCTGATTATGATAGAAAATCATTGGGCAGCCATTCTAACTATGCGGATGCAGTGGAAACAGTAGAAGCAATGAGCGACAACGAAATAAAAAGCAACAGTGTCACTCAAGGTTCaactgaagaagacgaGATTGTTTCTAATGAGATGAGTTACAATTTAATGAAGCATTATTTGAGCACGGTCATTGCACAAAGAATCATGCTCAGAGTGCAAATCGCTCGCTTACAGGATCCTAAGAACAATTCAATCTATATGGATAAATCAATGGAAACAAACTCAACAATCTACGAAGATCTGGTCGATTCTCTATTGACTGAATACGAGGCCGACGGCAGCTCCTCCCAAATACTTGAAAGCTTTTCAGTGATggatgaggatgaggatgaggatgaggaagaagaagaagaagaagaagaagaagaagaagaagaagaagaagaagaagaagaaagtttgTTGGAAGAAGCAGATGAATTAGTGGAGTTAAGCCCAACGAGAAACGAAAGAGGATTGAGTATAACTTTAAGATCTCCATTCGCCATGCTAAACTCAGCCTACTCAAACAGCATTTTATCATTACCCACTGGAGCAGTCAAAAGATCATTAACTCTTCCTGTTGgcataaaaatataa
- the TGS1 gene encoding RNA methyltransferase (similar to Saccharomyces cerevisiae TGS1 (YPL157W); ancestral locus Anc_8.680) encodes MGKTFIHASKIKHAARKRKHHSKYKTLKKLIDNDAYKIEPSKPLHNGKLFKYWKNRRRLFTKIDSASIYMTDELWFSVTPERIACFLAKFVKACIPDGERILDVFCGGGGNTIQFALQFPYVYGVDYSIEHIYCTAKNSRSYGVDDRIWLKQGSWKRLVSKEKLSNIKYDCVFGSPPWGGPEYLRSDVYDLEQHLKPMGITKMLRSFLKLSPNVIMFLPRNSDLDQLSRATRKVLGPFAKCKVLYVKENGYMKGIFCMWGECFSNYEQATQESNSTELSSENEELPRGKKGEPTVVNEGKSVDIYDING; translated from the coding sequence ATGGGAAAAACTTTTATTCATGCatcgaaaataaaacatGCTGCacggaaaagaaagcatcATTCCAAGTATAAAACCCTGAAAAAGCTGATAGACAATGATGCTTACAAGATAGAACCATCAAAGCCATTACATAATGGGAAACTTTTCAAGTATTGGAAAAATAGACGTCGATTGTTTACAAAGATAGACTCGGCATCGATATACATGACTGATGAACTATGGTTCAGCGTGACACCTGAAAGAATTGCATGCTTCTTGGCAAAATTCGTGAAAGCATGTATACCTGATGGTGAAAGGATATTGGATGTATTCTGTGGTGGTGGCGGTAATACTATACAGTTTGCCCTACAATTCCCTTATGTCTATGGAGTGGATTACAGCATTGAACACATATATTGTACCGCGAAGAATTCCCGAAGTTATGGAGTGGATGATAGAATATGGCTGAAACAAGGCTCCTGGAAGAGGCTAGTCTCTAAGGAAAAGCTTTCCAACATAAAGTACGATTGTGTATTCGGATCACCTCCATGGGGTGGCCCAGAATACTTAAGAAGTGATGTCTATGATTTGGAGCAGCATCTAAAACCCATGGGGATAACAAAAATGCTGAGAAGCTTTCTTAAATTAAGTCCTAATGTAATTATGTTTTTACCAAGGAACTCTGACTTGGATCAGCTTTCTCGAGCTACAAGGAAAGTGCTCGGCCCATTCGCCAAGTGCAAGGTACTGTACGTTAAGGAAAATGGATATATGAAGGGAATATTTTGCATGTGGGGGGAATGTTTCTCCAATTATGAGCAAGCGACACAAGAAAGCAATTCAACAGAGTTGAGctctgaaaatgaagagctACCAAGGGGAAAGAAGGGTGAACCCACGGTTGTAAATGAAGGTAAAAGTGTAGATATTTACGACATAAATGGTTAA